The proteins below are encoded in one region of Mycobacterium botniense:
- the bcp gene encoding thioredoxin-dependent thiol peroxidase — protein MTDTTRLRPGDAAPGFRLPDADGNMVSLADYRGRRVIVYFYPAAMTPGCTKEACDFRDNLHELNEAGLDVIGISPDPPAKLAKFRDAEALTFPLLSDPDRKVLTAWGAYGPKQMYGKTVQGVIRSTFVVDEKGKIAVAQYNVKATGHVAKLRNELAV, from the coding sequence TTGACCGACACCACACGCCTGCGGCCTGGCGACGCAGCGCCCGGTTTCCGCCTTCCCGACGCCGACGGCAACATGGTCTCACTCGCCGATTACCGGGGTCGTCGGGTGATTGTGTACTTCTACCCGGCAGCCATGACACCGGGATGCACCAAAGAGGCATGCGATTTCCGCGACAATCTGCACGAACTCAACGAGGCCGGCCTCGACGTGATCGGAATATCTCCCGATCCGCCGGCGAAGCTGGCCAAATTCCGTGACGCCGAAGCGTTGACGTTCCCGCTGCTGTCCGATCCTGACCGCAAGGTGCTGACCGCGTGGGGTGCCTACGGGCCTAAACAGATGTACGGCAAAACCGTGCAGGGCGTGATTCGCTCGACGTTCGTGGTCGATGAAAAAGGGAAAATCGCTGTCGCGCAATACAACGTCAAAGC
- a CDS encoding DUF3618 domain-containing protein: MADRDPDTIKQEIDQAREQLATTVDLLAERANPRRIADDVKARVIEFVKKPAVAISLVGLGGVAVLLVIRRIRNR, encoded by the coding sequence GTGGCGGACCGGGATCCCGACACCATCAAACAGGAGATCGATCAGGCCCGCGAACAGTTGGCGACGACCGTGGATTTGCTTGCTGAGCGGGCTAATCCCCGCCGGATCGCGGACGACGTCAAGGCCCGGGTGATTGAGTTCGTCAAGAAGCCCGCGGTGGCGATTTCTCTGGTCGGTCTGGGGGGCGTCGCCGTGTTGCTGGTGATCCGCAGGATCAGAAATCGATAA
- a CDS encoding L,D-transpeptidase: protein MWQVGFMGRPRQRRAWLAALMLFAAFGGGGCSSGGGPAPAKVITDKATPFADLLVPKLTASVTDGAVGVAVDAPVTVSAEDGVLASVTMVNENGRSVSGQLSPDGVHWSTTEPLGYNRRYTLNAKALGLGGVATRQITFQTHSPQNLAMPYVIPQDGEVVGVGQSVAIRFDENIANRAAAEKAITITANPPVEGAFYWLNNREVRWRPEHFWKPGTAVDVAVNTYGVDLGDGVFGEDSVKTHFTIGDEFIATADDTTKMLTVRINGEVVKVMPTSMGKDKTPTANGIYVVGERFKHVIMDSSTYGVPVNSPDGYRTEVDWATQISYGGVFVHSAPWSVGAQGHTNTSHGCLNVSPSNAQWFYEHTKRGDVVEIINTVGPTLSGTEGLGDWNIPWEQWRAGNANTGGAVH, encoded by the coding sequence ATGTGGCAGGTCGGTTTCATGGGCCGTCCGCGTCAGCGTCGTGCCTGGTTAGCAGCGCTGATGCTGTTTGCGGCGTTCGGTGGGGGCGGCTGCAGCAGCGGCGGCGGCCCCGCACCGGCGAAGGTCATCACCGACAAGGCCACGCCGTTTGCTGATCTGCTGGTCCCCAAGCTGACCGCCTCGGTCACTGACGGTGCGGTCGGTGTTGCCGTGGACGCGCCGGTGACGGTGAGTGCGGAAGACGGTGTCTTGGCGTCGGTGACCATGGTGAACGAAAACGGCCGGTCGGTCAGCGGTCAACTCAGCCCCGATGGCGTGCACTGGTCGACCACCGAGCCACTGGGATACAACAGGCGCTACACGCTGAACGCGAAGGCGCTCGGGCTAGGTGGTGTGGCCACCCGCCAGATCACCTTCCAGACCCATTCCCCGCAGAACCTGGCCATGCCCTACGTGATACCGCAGGACGGCGAAGTGGTGGGTGTCGGCCAGTCGGTGGCGATCCGGTTCGACGAGAACATCGCTAACCGCGCCGCCGCCGAGAAAGCCATCACCATCACCGCCAATCCGCCGGTGGAGGGCGCGTTCTACTGGCTGAACAACCGTGAAGTGCGTTGGCGCCCTGAGCATTTCTGGAAGCCCGGAACCGCGGTGGACGTGGCGGTCAACACCTATGGTGTCGACCTGGGCGACGGGGTGTTCGGCGAGGACAGCGTGAAGACGCACTTCACCATCGGGGACGAGTTCATCGCGACCGCTGACGACACCACCAAGATGCTCACCGTGCGCATCAACGGTGAGGTCGTCAAGGTGATGCCGACGTCGATGGGCAAGGACAAGACTCCTACCGCCAACGGCATCTATGTTGTGGGGGAGCGGTTTAAGCACGTGATCATGGATTCGTCGACCTACGGGGTACCGGTCAACTCGCCCGACGGGTATCGCACCGAGGTCGACTGGGCCACCCAGATCTCCTACGGCGGGGTCTTTGTGCACTCGGCGCCATGGTCGGTGGGCGCCCAGGGCCATACCAACACCAGCCATGGCTGCCTGAACGTCAGCCCCAGCAACGCGCAGTGGTTCTACGAGCACACCAAGCGCGGTGACGTCGTCGAGATCATCAACACGGTCGGGCCGACGCTGTCCGGAACCGAGGGTCTCGGCGACTGGAACATCCCGTGGGAACAGTGGCGCGCCGGCAATGCCAATACGGGCGGTGCCGTGCACTAG
- the orn gene encoding oligoribonuclease — MHDELVWIDCEMTGLNLRSDRLIEIAALVTDGELNILGEGVDVVIHVEDAALASMIDVVADMHARSGLIDEVKASTVDLATAETMVLAYIREHVKQPKTAPLAGNSIATDRAFIARDMPALDSFLHYRMIDVSTIKELCRRWYPRIYYGQPAKGLAHRALADIHESIRELQFYRRTAFVPPPGPSTSDIAAIAAELGGVAATPDGTDSAAERPSG, encoded by the coding sequence GTGCATGACGAACTGGTGTGGATCGACTGCGAGATGACCGGGCTGAACCTGCGCTCAGACCGGTTGATCGAGATCGCGGCCCTGGTCACCGATGGTGAGCTGAACATCCTTGGCGAGGGGGTCGACGTGGTGATCCACGTGGAGGACGCTGCGCTGGCGTCGATGATCGACGTCGTCGCCGACATGCACGCCCGCTCGGGCCTGATCGACGAGGTGAAGGCCTCCACCGTCGACCTGGCCACGGCCGAGACGATGGTGCTCGCCTATATCCGCGAGCACGTCAAGCAACCCAAGACCGCCCCGCTGGCGGGCAATTCGATCGCCACCGACCGCGCCTTCATCGCCCGCGATATGCCCGCACTGGACTCGTTTCTGCACTACCGCATGATCGACGTGAGCACGATCAAGGAACTCTGCCGGCGCTGGTATCCGCGGATCTACTATGGGCAGCCGGCGAAGGGACTCGCGCATCGGGCGCTCGCCGACATTCACGAATCCATCCGCGAACTGCAGTTCTACCGGCGCACCGCATTCGTGCCCCCGCCCGGGCCTTCTACCAGCGACATCGCCGCGATCGCCGCCGAACTGGGGGGTGTGGCGGCCACGCCGGACGGGACTGATTCTGCCGCTGAGCGCCCAAGCGGTTAA
- a CDS encoding helicase HerA-like domain-containing protein translates to MSSESKPDAGSAATSARQIAAGYRVDGQALELGTVVVDGTAEPGAPVRIPLATINRHGLVAGATGTGKTKTLQLIAEQLSAAGVPVLMADIKGDLSGLARPGAASDRITGRAKDTGDSWAPAAFPVEFLSLGTNGIGVPVRATIASFGPILLSKVLGLNATQESTLGLIFHWAEQQKLPLLGLKDLRAVISYLTSEAGKPELQALGGVSPATAGVILRALVNLEAEGADTFFGEPELKPEDLLRVDSQGRGVISLLELGDQATRPMLFSTFLMWLLAALFRFLPEVGDVDKPKLVFFFDEAHLLFSDASKAFLEQVEQTVKLIRSRGVGVFFCTQLPTDVPNEVLSQLGARIQHALRAFTPDDQKALTKTVRTYPKTGVYELASALTSLGIGEAIVTVLSERGAPTPVAWTRLRSPRSLMAAIGDDAIAAAAKTSPLHATYGQTVTRQAAYEMLRAKTAQAAPPDQPSKASKKPAPKRPGWFKRFVNSRGFQTFLRALATALGREFIRGMRRR, encoded by the coding sequence ATGAGCTCCGAGTCGAAACCAGACGCTGGATCGGCAGCAACCTCTGCGCGGCAGATCGCGGCCGGCTACCGCGTCGACGGCCAGGCCCTGGAGCTGGGCACGGTCGTCGTCGATGGTACCGCCGAGCCGGGCGCACCGGTCCGTATCCCGCTGGCCACCATCAACAGGCACGGGCTGGTAGCCGGCGCCACCGGCACCGGCAAGACGAAGACCCTGCAGCTGATCGCCGAGCAGCTGTCGGCAGCCGGAGTTCCGGTGCTGATGGCCGACATCAAAGGTGACCTGTCCGGACTGGCCCGCCCGGGTGCGGCCAGCGACAGGATCACCGGGCGCGCAAAGGATACCGGAGACAGCTGGGCGCCGGCAGCTTTTCCGGTGGAGTTCCTGTCGCTGGGGACCAACGGAATCGGTGTCCCGGTCCGGGCCACGATCGCCAGCTTCGGTCCTATTCTGCTGTCAAAGGTGTTGGGACTCAACGCTACCCAGGAGTCCACGCTCGGGCTGATCTTTCACTGGGCCGAACAGCAGAAGCTGCCGCTGCTGGGCCTGAAGGATCTTCGTGCCGTGATCAGCTACCTCACCAGCGAGGCGGGCAAGCCCGAATTGCAGGCGCTGGGGGGAGTTTCCCCGGCTACAGCCGGCGTCATCCTGCGGGCCCTGGTCAACCTGGAAGCCGAGGGCGCCGACACCTTTTTCGGCGAGCCCGAACTCAAGCCGGAGGACCTGTTGCGCGTGGATAGCCAGGGCCGCGGCGTCATCTCGCTCCTCGAACTGGGCGACCAGGCAACTCGCCCGATGCTGTTCTCGACCTTCCTGATGTGGCTGCTGGCCGCACTTTTCAGGTTTTTGCCTGAGGTCGGCGACGTGGACAAACCCAAGCTGGTCTTCTTTTTCGACGAGGCGCATCTGCTGTTCAGCGACGCGTCCAAGGCGTTCCTGGAGCAGGTCGAGCAGACCGTCAAGCTGATCCGCTCCCGGGGTGTTGGCGTGTTTTTCTGCACCCAGTTGCCTACCGACGTACCCAACGAGGTGCTGTCGCAGCTGGGGGCGCGCATCCAGCACGCCCTGCGGGCGTTCACTCCCGACGATCAGAAGGCGTTGACCAAAACCGTCCGCACCTACCCGAAAACCGGTGTCTACGAGTTGGCTTCGGCGCTGACATCGCTGGGCATCGGCGAAGCCATCGTCACCGTGCTGTCCGAGCGGGGTGCCCCGACCCCGGTCGCGTGGACCAGGCTGCGCTCCCCACGCTCGCTGATGGCCGCCATTGGCGATGACGCGATCGCCGCGGCGGCCAAGACCAGCCCGCTGCACGCCACATACGGTCAGACCGTGACCCGGCAAGCGGCCTACGAGATGCTGAGGGCCAAAACAGCCCAAGCCGCCCCGCCTGACCAGCCGTCGAAGGCGTCGAAAAAACCCGCGCCCAAGCGGCCGGGCTGGTTTAAGCGGTTCGTCAATAGCCGCGGTTTTCAGACTTTCTTACGCGCGCTTGCGACCGCGCTCGGGCGCGAATTCATCCGCGGCATGCGGAGGCGATAA
- the cmrA gene encoding mycolate reductase (Catalyzes the final step in mycolic acid biosynthesis.): MPVPAPSPDARALVTGASQNIGAALATELAARGHSLIVTARREDVLNALAARLTETYRVTVEVRPADLTDAADRAKLAEELAARPISILCANAGTATFGPVAALDPAAEKVQVQLNVLGVHDLVLAVLPGMVERGAGGILISGSAAGNSPIPYNATYAATKAFVNTFSESLRGELRGSGVHVTLLAPGPVRTEPPDPVDTSLVDKLVPDFLWISTEHTARVALDALTRNKMRVVPGLTSKAMSVASQYAPRAIVAPIVGSFYKRLGG; encoded by the coding sequence ATGCCGGTCCCTGCTCCCAGCCCCGACGCCCGGGCCCTGGTCACCGGGGCTTCGCAGAATATCGGTGCAGCACTGGCCACTGAACTGGCCGCCCGGGGCCATAGCCTGATCGTCACGGCGCGGCGCGAGGACGTACTCAACGCCCTGGCCGCCCGCTTGACCGAAACGTATCGGGTGACGGTCGAGGTGCGCCCGGCCGACCTCACCGACGCCGCGGACCGCGCGAAACTGGCCGAGGAACTGGCGGCCCGGCCCATTTCGATCCTGTGCGCCAACGCCGGGACCGCGACCTTCGGTCCGGTCGCCGCTCTTGACCCGGCAGCCGAAAAGGTACAGGTTCAGCTCAATGTTCTCGGGGTGCACGATCTGGTGTTGGCGGTGTTGCCGGGCATGGTCGAGCGCGGCGCCGGCGGTATTTTGATCTCCGGCTCGGCGGCGGGCAATTCGCCGATCCCCTACAACGCGACCTATGCCGCCACCAAGGCGTTCGTGAACACGTTCAGCGAATCGCTGCGCGGTGAGCTGCGCGGCTCCGGTGTGCACGTCACCTTGCTGGCACCCGGGCCGGTGCGCACCGAGCCGCCGGATCCGGTTGACACGTCGCTGGTCGACAAGCTGGTGCCGGATTTCCTGTGGATCTCCACCGAACACACCGCGCGGGTCGCGCTGGATGCGCTGACACGCAACAAGATGCGCGTCGTGCCGGGGTTGACGTCGAAGGCCATGTCGGTGGCCAGTCAGTACGCGCCACGCGCCATCGTGGCACCGATCGTGGGGAGCTTCTACAAGAGGCTGGGCGGATAA
- a CDS encoding IS110 family transposase, protein MKEATTMVVVGADVHKRTHTFVAVDEAGRKLAEKVVKATTAGHAEAVMWARESFGPEVVWAIEDCRHLSARLERDLMGFGQSVVRVPPKLMAQTRASARTRGKSDPIDALAVARGFLREPDLPVASHDEVSRELKLLVDRREVLVAQRTATINRLLWRVHELDPDHAPKARSLDLAKHRRILGDWLATVPGLVAELARDELADIIRLTETINALTKRIGQRVRHVAPVLLALPGCGELTAAKLVGETAGVTRFKSAAAFARHAGVAPVPVWSGNTAGRVRMTRSGNRQLNAALHRIAVTQIRLNGLGQVYYRKRLADSDSTTEALRCLKRRLARVVFGHLQTDEQNRQQSCQPAAA, encoded by the coding sequence GTGAAGGAGGCAACCACCATGGTTGTTGTTGGAGCCGATGTACACAAGCGCACGCACACGTTCGTCGCGGTCGATGAGGCCGGGCGCAAGCTGGCCGAGAAGGTTGTCAAGGCCACTACTGCAGGTCATGCCGAGGCGGTGATGTGGGCCCGAGAAAGCTTCGGGCCAGAGGTGGTGTGGGCGATCGAGGATTGCCGGCATCTGTCGGCCCGGTTAGAGCGTGATCTGATGGGCTTTGGTCAGTCGGTGGTGCGGGTGCCGCCGAAGTTGATGGCCCAAACGCGGGCTAGCGCACGCACCCGGGGCAAGTCTGATCCAATCGACGCCTTAGCAGTCGCGCGCGGTTTTCTGCGTGAACCCGATCTGCCGGTCGCCTCCCATGATGAGGTGTCGCGGGAGTTGAAGTTGTTGGTGGATCGCCGGGAAGTCCTTGTGGCGCAACGCACTGCCACCATCAACCGGCTGTTGTGGCGGGTGCACGAGCTCGACCCCGACCACGCGCCCAAAGCCCGTTCGCTGGATCTGGCCAAGCACCGCCGGATTCTCGGCGATTGGCTTGCCACGGTGCCTGGCCTGGTCGCTGAGTTGGCGCGCGACGAGCTAGCCGACATCATCCGACTCACCGAGACCATCAACGCCTTGACCAAGCGCATCGGACAGCGAGTTCGCCACGTCGCCCCGGTGCTGCTTGCTCTTCCAGGCTGCGGGGAGCTGACCGCGGCCAAACTCGTCGGAGAAACCGCCGGGGTGACCCGGTTCAAAAGCGCGGCCGCCTTCGCGCGCCATGCCGGGGTGGCGCCTGTCCCGGTGTGGTCGGGAAACACTGCCGGTCGCGTGCGCATGACCCGCTCGGGCAACCGCCAACTCAACGCCGCCCTGCATCGCATCGCCGTAACCCAGATCCGTCTCAACGGCCTTGGGCAGGTTTACTACCGGAAGCGGCTAGCCGACAGCGATTCCACCACCGAAGCCCTGCGCTGCCTCAAACGCCGCTTGGCCCGCGTCGTCTTCGGCCACCTCCAGACCGACGAACAGAACCGTCAACAGTCTTGCCAACCGGCAGCGGCTTGA
- a CDS encoding MFS transporter, which translates to MTTPWPDLRTPERTWVLAWASWDCGSTGLTAIVVTFVFSVYLTGSVGEGAPGGATPASWLGRALTIAGLTIALAAPVIGVWVEAPQRRRTALAVLTALAVLLTCAMSLIRANPSYLWAGLALLAGTAACGDLASVPYNAMLRQLSTPQTSGRISGFGWASGYVGSVLLLLVVYLGFISGTGASRGLLHVPVRDGLNVRAAMLMAAAWLAVFALPLLLTAHRLPVLDEVSHPASGILGGYRKLWHEITAEWRRDRNLVYFLLASAVFRDGLAGVFTFGAVLGVNVYGLSQADVLIFGVMASVVAALGAVLGGLVDDRLGSKRVIVASLGAIIALGLTLMTLSGARAFWVCGLLLCLFIGPSQSSARTLLLRMARDGKEGVAFGLYTMTGRAVSFLAPWLFSVFVDVCGAVRAGMAGLCLVLGLGLLAMLGVRAPRESGAPGRVAG; encoded by the coding sequence ATGACCACCCCCTGGCCAGATTTACGAACGCCTGAGCGAACGTGGGTGCTGGCGTGGGCGTCATGGGACTGCGGTTCTACCGGTCTGACCGCGATCGTGGTGACGTTTGTCTTCTCGGTCTACCTGACTGGCAGCGTGGGCGAGGGCGCTCCGGGAGGTGCCACACCGGCCAGTTGGTTGGGCCGCGCATTAACCATCGCCGGACTGACCATCGCACTGGCGGCGCCCGTGATCGGGGTGTGGGTGGAGGCACCGCAACGACGGCGGACAGCGCTGGCGGTTCTGACCGCTCTCGCGGTGCTACTGACGTGCGCGATGAGCCTCATCCGAGCTAACCCGAGTTACCTGTGGGCGGGCCTGGCGCTGCTCGCGGGCACGGCGGCATGCGGTGACTTGGCCAGCGTCCCCTATAACGCGATGCTGCGCCAATTGTCGACGCCGCAGACCTCGGGCCGCATTTCTGGGTTCGGATGGGCGTCCGGCTACGTCGGAAGCGTTCTGCTGCTGCTGGTGGTCTATCTGGGGTTCATCTCTGGGACTGGCGCGTCGCGCGGGTTGCTGCACGTGCCCGTCCGCGACGGCCTTAACGTTCGGGCAGCGATGTTGATGGCGGCCGCGTGGTTGGCGGTGTTTGCGCTGCCACTACTGTTGACCGCACACCGGCTGCCGGTGCTCGACGAGGTCTCCCACCCGGCATCGGGGATACTGGGCGGCTACCGCAAGTTGTGGCATGAGATCACCGCGGAATGGCGGCGTGACCGCAACCTGGTCTATTTCTTGCTGGCCAGCGCGGTCTTCCGCGACGGTCTGGCCGGGGTGTTCACCTTCGGCGCGGTGCTCGGGGTTAACGTATACGGCCTCTCACAAGCCGATGTGCTCATATTCGGGGTGATGGCGAGCGTGGTGGCCGCGCTGGGTGCGGTATTGGGTGGTTTGGTCGACGACCGGCTCGGATCCAAACGGGTCATCGTGGCGTCTCTGGGCGCGATCATCGCATTAGGGCTGACCCTGATGACGCTTTCCGGAGCGCGCGCGTTCTGGGTGTGCGGGCTGCTGCTGTGTCTGTTTATCGGCCCCTCGCAATCCTCGGCTCGCACCTTGCTGTTGAGGATGGCGCGGGACGGCAAAGAAGGGGTGGCGTTCGGTCTGTACACCATGACGGGCAGGGCGGTGTCGTTCCTGGCGCCATGGCTGTTCTCGGTCTTCGTCGATGTGTGCGGCGCAGTGCGCGCCGGTATGGCGGGGCTCTGCCTGGTGCTGGGCCTTGGGCTGCTGGCGATGCTGGGCGTGCGGGCCCCGCGGGAAAGTGGTGCACCAGGCCGCGTCGCCGGTTAG
- a CDS encoding MmpS family transport accessory protein has translation MTDPRRPAQSDRGSHGPEPTDRLYRPYPLDDPAYAGQARYWPGPTHLSAPGPDLGGPNPTEQLPHYWQQGQPGEPPQQAGPPRRPHSPRWLWIAAGAALLLVVALVIALVITNGSAKNQTAVPPWPALSGTPSTAPLPTTTNPTTAAPTNTSPTESTSAAAMQTVVYTVTGEGRAISVTYADSGGVKQTEFNVALPWSKEVSLPSHDVASVTIINIGHDVTCSLTVNGVQVRQHTGVGLTICSAGG, from the coding sequence ATGACCGATCCGCGTCGACCAGCGCAGTCCGATCGGGGCAGTCACGGACCCGAACCAACCGATCGGCTCTACCGGCCTTATCCGCTGGACGACCCGGCCTATGCCGGTCAAGCGCGCTATTGGCCGGGTCCCACTCACCTTTCGGCACCCGGACCCGACCTGGGCGGACCGAACCCGACCGAGCAGCTGCCGCACTACTGGCAACAGGGTCAACCGGGGGAGCCCCCACAACAGGCGGGACCGCCGCGACGTCCTCACTCGCCGCGATGGTTGTGGATCGCAGCAGGCGCAGCGTTGCTGTTGGTTGTCGCTCTGGTCATCGCGCTGGTGATCACCAATGGCTCAGCGAAAAACCAGACCGCAGTTCCGCCTTGGCCCGCTCTGTCCGGGACGCCGTCGACAGCCCCGCTGCCTACGACGACCAACCCTACGACGGCCGCGCCGACGAACACGTCACCCACCGAATCGACCAGCGCCGCGGCAATGCAGACCGTTGTCTACACCGTGACGGGCGAAGGCCGGGCGATCAGTGTCACTTATGCCGACAGCGGAGGTGTTAAACAAACCGAATTCAACGTCGCGCTGCCGTGGAGCAAAGAAGTGAGCCTGCCAAGCCACGATGTCGCCAGCGTCACGATCATCAACATCGGTCACGATGTCACGTGTTCTCTGACGGTCAACGGTGTCCAGGTTCGTCAGCACACCGGCGTTGGCTTGACGATCTGCAGCGCCGGCGGCTAA
- a CDS encoding SACE_7040 family transcriptional regulator → MRAPAPAGHDEQSGAANRRSQLKSGRRLQLLSAAERLFAERGFLAVRLEDIGAAAGVSGPAIYRHFPNKESLLVELLVGISTRLLAGAREVTGRAPDPGTALDGLIDFHLDFALGEPDLIRIQDRDLAHLPTAAQRQVRRAQRQYVEIWVGVLKQLNPELCEADVRLMAHAVFGLLNSTPHSVKPAESKPARSRAIMRAMTLAALQIGNPCR, encoded by the coding sequence ATGCGAGCACCCGCCCCAGCGGGCCACGATGAGCAGTCTGGGGCCGCTAATCGTCGCAGCCAGTTGAAGTCCGGCCGCCGTTTGCAGCTGCTCTCGGCCGCTGAGCGGTTATTCGCCGAACGCGGATTCCTGGCGGTGCGGCTTGAGGATATTGGCGCCGCCGCCGGTGTCAGTGGCCCTGCCATCTACCGGCACTTCCCCAACAAAGAGTCGCTGCTGGTGGAGTTGCTGGTGGGTATCAGCACCCGGCTGCTCGCGGGCGCCCGCGAAGTGACCGGCCGAGCGCCGGACCCGGGCACTGCGCTGGACGGGCTCATCGATTTTCATCTCGACTTCGCCCTGGGCGAGCCGGACCTTATCCGCATCCAGGACCGCGACCTCGCGCATCTGCCGACGGCAGCCCAACGGCAGGTGCGCAGAGCTCAGCGGCAATATGTCGAGATCTGGGTGGGTGTGCTGAAGCAGCTCAACCCCGAACTTTGCGAAGCCGACGTGCGGCTGATGGCACACGCCGTCTTCGGTCTGTTGAACTCCACACCGCACAGCGTCAAACCCGCCGAGAGTAAGCCGGCGCGGTCACGCGCCATCATGCGGGCGATGACTCTCGCGGCGCTGCAAATCGGCAACCCGTGCCGCTGA
- a CDS encoding carboxyl transferase domain-containing protein, with protein MGLSSANRDAHLALVSQLRDKLAAAALGGPERARARHVGRGKLLPRDRVDGLLDPGSPFLEVAPLAADGMYDDECPAAGIITGIGRVSGRECMIVANDATVKGGTYYPITVKKHLRAQEIAGQNRLPCIYLVDSGGAFLPRQDEVFPDRDHFGRIFYNQAKLSAEGIPQIAAVLGSCTAGGAYVPAMSDEAVIVRDQGTIFLGGPPLVKAATGEVVTAEELGGGELHSKISGVTDHLAHDDRDALRIIRRIVATLGPREPRLWDVVPSADPIAEQTELYDVVPVDARTPYDVHEVIIRIVDSGDFAEFKADYGSTLVTGFARIHGHPVGIVANNGVLFSESALKGAHFIELCDKRMVPLLFLQNISGFMVGRDYEAGGIAKHGAKMVTAVACARVPKLTVVIGGSYGAGNYSMCGRAYSPRFLWMWPNARISVMGGEQAASVLATVRAEALEAAGTPWSEQEQEQFKAPIRAQYEHQGNPYYSTARLWDDGVIDPADTRTVVGLALAITANAPVEPVSYGVFRM; from the coding sequence ATGGGCTTGTCGTCGGCAAACCGCGACGCGCACTTGGCGCTGGTGTCGCAGCTGCGCGACAAGCTCGCCGCCGCCGCACTGGGCGGGCCGGAACGCGCTCGCGCCCGGCATGTGGGGCGAGGCAAACTGCTGCCCCGCGATCGGGTGGACGGCCTGCTCGACCCGGGCAGCCCGTTTCTGGAAGTGGCACCGCTGGCCGCCGATGGCATGTATGACGACGAGTGTCCCGCTGCCGGCATCATCACCGGGATTGGCCGGGTCTCCGGTCGGGAATGCATGATCGTGGCCAACGACGCCACGGTCAAAGGCGGCACCTATTATCCGATCACGGTCAAAAAGCATCTGCGGGCCCAGGAGATCGCTGGGCAGAACCGGTTGCCGTGTATCTATCTCGTCGACTCGGGCGGCGCGTTCCTGCCGCGGCAAGACGAGGTGTTTCCTGACCGGGATCATTTCGGCCGGATCTTCTACAACCAGGCCAAGCTCAGCGCCGAGGGCATTCCGCAGATTGCCGCTGTGCTCGGATCGTGCACGGCGGGCGGCGCTTACGTGCCGGCGATGAGCGATGAGGCGGTGATCGTCCGCGATCAGGGCACGATCTTTCTGGGCGGGCCCCCGCTGGTGAAGGCCGCCACCGGTGAGGTGGTTACCGCCGAGGAGCTTGGCGGCGGGGAGCTGCACTCGAAGATCTCCGGGGTCACCGATCATCTGGCCCATGACGACCGCGACGCACTGCGCATTATCCGGCGGATCGTCGCGACGCTGGGCCCGCGGGAACCGCGGCTGTGGGATGTGGTGCCGAGTGCCGACCCGATCGCTGAGCAGACCGAGCTCTATGATGTGGTGCCCGTCGACGCCCGGACTCCCTACGACGTCCACGAGGTAATCATCCGCATCGTCGACAGCGGCGATTTCGCCGAATTCAAAGCCGATTACGGCAGCACGCTGGTCACCGGGTTCGCCCGGATCCATGGACACCCGGTGGGAATCGTCGCCAACAATGGCGTTTTGTTTTCCGAATCCGCTTTAAAGGGCGCACATTTCATCGAGTTGTGCGACAAGCGCATGGTGCCGCTGCTGTTCTTGCAGAACATTTCGGGCTTCATGGTGGGCCGCGACTACGAGGCTGGTGGGATCGCCAAACACGGGGCCAAGATGGTGACCGCGGTAGCCTGCGCGCGGGTGCCCAAGCTGACCGTCGTCATTGGGGGGTCCTACGGAGCCGGCAACTACTCGATGTGCGGGCGTGCGTATTCGCCGCGTTTCCTGTGGATGTGGCCCAATGCCCGGATCTCGGTCATGGGCGGCGAGCAGGCCGCTTCGGTGCTGGCGACGGTGCGCGCGGAGGCGTTGGAGGCCGCCGGTACACCGTGGTCTGAGCAGGAGCAGGAGCAGTTCAAAGCGCCCATCCGCGCACAATACGAGCACCAGGGCAATCCCTACTATTCGACAGCTCGACTCTGGGATGACGGTGTGATCGACCCTGCTGATACCAGAACAGTTGTGGGACTGGCGCTTGCGATAACCGCGAATGCACCTGTTGAGCCGGTCTCCTACGGCGTCTTCCGGATGTGA